From Odontesthes bonariensis isolate fOdoBon6 chromosome 21, fOdoBon6.hap1, whole genome shotgun sequence, a single genomic window includes:
- the mapk3 gene encoding mitogen-activated protein kinase 3, with protein sequence MADSSSTAAVAAEGSNSAAAAEATSTVAQDVAPGAAGPKPVSESVRGQIFDVAPRYTNLAYIGEGAYGMVCSAMDNYTSQRVAIKKISPFEHQTYCQRTLREIKILLRFRHENIIGINDIIRARHIDSMRDVYIVQTLMETDLYKLLKSQRLSNDHVCYFLYQILRGLKYIHSANVLHRDLKPSNLLINTTCDLKICDFGLARIADPEHDHTGFLTEYVATRWYRAPEIMLNSKGYSKSIDIWSVGCILAEMLSNKPIFPGKHYLDQLNHILGVLGSPSQEDLNCIINMKARNYLQSLPEKPRVPWEKLFHKADPKALDLLGLMLTFNPLKRITVEDALAHPYLEQYYDPSDEPVAEEPFTFSMELDDLPKDRLKELIFNETARFQENYQGS encoded by the exons ATGGCGGATTCGAGCAGCACCGCAGCGGTTGCGGCCGAAGGCTCCAAcagcgctgctgctgctgaggcgaCGAGCACTGTTGCGCAGGATGTAGCGCCCGGAGCTGCGGGACCCAAGCCTGTCTCCGAGTCAGTAAGGGGACAGATTTTTGACGTGGCCCCCCGCTACACGAACCTGGCTTACATTGGAGAGGGAGCTTACGGAATGGTTTG CTCTGCTATGGACAACTATACAAGCCAGCGTGTGGCCATCAAGAAAATCAGCCCGTTTGAGCACCAGACGTACTGCCAGCGCACACTGAGGGAAATCAAGATTCTGCTGCGCTTCCGCCATGAGAACATCATCGGGATCAACGACATCATCAGGGCACGGCACATCGACAGCATGAGGGATGT CTACATCGTGCAGACTCTGATGGAGACGGACCTGTACAAGCTGCTGAAGAGCCAGAGGCTAAGCAACGACCACGTCTGCTACTTCCTCTACCAGATCCTGCGCGGCCTGAAGTACATCCACTCCGCCAACGTGTTGCACCGTGACCTCAAGCCCTCCAACCTGCTCATCAACACCACCTGCGACCTCAAG ATCTGTGACTTTGGCCTGGCACGGATAGCCGATCCCGAGCACGACCACACAGGTTTCCTGACTGAGTACGTGGCCACACGTTGGTACCGGGCTCCAGAAATCATGCTCAACTCAAAG GGCTACTCTAAGTCTATTGACATCTGGTCAGTGGGCTGCATCCTGGCTGAGATGCTGTCTAACAAGCCCATCTTCCCTGGGAAACACTACTTGGATCAGCTCAACCACATACTGG GCGTCCTTGGCTCTCCATCTCAAGAAGATCTAAACTGCATCATCAACATGAAGGCAAGGAACTATTTGCAGTCCCTGCCCGAGAAACCTCGGGTTCCCTGGGAAAAGCTCTTTCACAAGGCAGACCCGAAAG CCCTGGATCTGTTGGGCCTCATGCTGACCTTTAACCCCTTGAAGCGCATCACTGTTGAGGATGCCCTGGCTCATCCTTACCTGGAGCAGTACTACGACCCCTCAGATGAG CCGGTTGCTGAGGAGCCCTTTACTTTCTCCATGGAACTGGATGATCTTCCCAAGGATAGGCTGAAGGAACTGATCTTCAATGAAACGGCTCGTTTCCAGGAGAACTACCAGGGCTCCTGA
- the nudt9 gene encoding ADP-ribose pyrophosphatase, mitochondrial: MLCKLNQFSQGMVHLPLRRLWTGHIPLALTLLGFPYTICTYGVRSAISCSSSHPGGASKNIRPNPASCCNLYMTSVGTMPSSAAAPHVKARCTQYPGSTVKRFPVPDDKVDWSQLWPQYNPVSYTAPSILKKPAWADPDIGSFSPKFNAMDGAVDRESFEGSYRVENGKPLNPLGRTGLTGRGLLGQWGPNHAADPIVTRWKTDPNGAKINHSISKQPILEFVSIKRKDCGEWAIPGGMVDPGEQVSLTLQREFSEEALNSLSVPPSERAKIHERITKLFRSRGFEVYKGYVDDPRNTDNAWMETVAINFHDESGDSVSELPLQAGDDAGEVQWLDMDSSLALYASHSHFLELVAKERKAHW, translated from the exons ATGTTGTGCAAGTTGAATCAGTTTTCTCAAGGAATGGTACATTTACCTCTGCGACGACTCTGGACGGGCCATATTCCTTTGGCGCTTACTCTCCTTGGATTTCCGTACACCATCTGCACCTACGGAGTAAG GTCTGCCATCTCCTGCTCATCTTCTCACCCTGGTGGGGCAAGTAAAAACATCAGACCTAACCCTGCCAGTTGCTGTAACCTTTACATGACCAGCGTCGGGACAATGCCGTCCTCAGCAGCAGCACCTCATGTAAAGGCCAGATGCACCCAGTATCCAGGGTCCACCGTCAAGCGCTTTCCCGTACCTGATGACAAGGTGGATTGGAGTCAGCTCTGGCCGCAGTATAATCCAGTCAGTTACACTGCCCCTTCAATTTTAAAGAAGCCAGCATGGGCGGATCCTGATATTGG ctctTTCTCTCCAAAGTTCAATGCCATGGATGgtgctgtggacagggaaagcTTTGAGGGCAGTTACAGAGTGGAAAATGGAAAACCCTT AAATCCTCTTGGACGAACAGGGTTGACTGGTAGAGGCTTGCTGGGACAATGGGGACCTAATCATGCAGCAGATCCTATTGTCACAag ATGGAAGACAGATCCCAATGGAGCAAAGATAAATCACTCAATCTCCAAACAGCCTATTCTGGAGTTTGTGTCCATCAAGAGGAAAGACTGTGGGGAGTGGGCCATTCCCGGG GGGATGGTAGATCCAGGGGAGCAGGTTTCTCTCACGTTGCAGCGGGAGTTCTCGGAGGAAGCTCTGAACTCGCTTTCAGTCCCGCCATCAGAGAGAGCAAAAATCCACGAGCGCATCACCAAACTCTTCAGATCTCGAGGGTTTGAG GTGTATAAAGGCTACGTCGATGATCCTAGAAACACTGACAATGCTTGGATGGAGACAGTTGCTATCAACTTTCATGACGAATCAG GTGACAGTGTGAGTGAGCTACCACTGCAAGCTGGTGATGACGCTGGTGAAGTCCAATGGCTTGACATGGACTCGTCTTTGGCCCTCTACGCAAGTCACTCCCATTTCCTGGAGCTGGTTGCCAAAGAGAGGAAAGCTCACTGGTAA
- the LOC142371090 gene encoding uncharacterized protein LOC142371090 has protein sequence MSGKIRNRSAANADSIAGGVSCDERILRDIHQLYTDPDSGLITVGESVGVKLLPPRKKITVMLMGNHSAGKSSFINWYVEEHIQRTGVAIETQGFSFITSGRKRESLTGNATFHLYPHFKPLQEFKGVSEYLSTEICTSRQKRFSLVTFVDSPGLVDGDMKYPFDVDEVILYLGDLCDLIMVFFDPMGQALCKRTLNIVESLNEKHGDRLRFYLSKADEAGGESDRQRVMMQIVQELCKRPGLNKCGFDMPTIYISNPSKPSRCVNQIEETCRTIEKTINQTVQNTLNSLERDCELISEAITETLSSDRQTSVVNRRARCKSCFLTLLGFCVPLALLALLVLGALSKDLLEVALGPQGTEALSLYLKPIVRVFDSLSGEQQLYSCGGLVLLSFLLLIIARFSFRTRPTLSGKQKRQLQEKLGYVQEVVKSKKKKLYEEYLRQSVSDQDMDL, from the exons ATGTCGGGGAAAATCAGGAACCGAAGTGCTGCTAATGCCGACTCGATAGCTGGTGGTGTGTCCTGTGATGAGCGCATCTTGCGAGATATTCATCAGTTGTACACGGATCCCGACAGTG GGTTGATTACAGTCGGCGAATCTGTCGGTGTGAAGTTGCTCCCACCCAGGAAAAAAATCACAGTGATGCTCATGGGCAACCACTCTGCAGGGAAGAGCTCCTTCATCAACTG GTATGTGGAGGAGCACATCCAGCGCACTGGAGTGGCTATTGAGACGCAGGGCTTCAGCTTTATTACAAGTGGACGCAAGAGAGAATCTCTCACA GGAAATGCCACCTTTCATCTTTATCCACATTTCAAGCCTCTGCAAGAGTTTAAAG GTGTTTCAGAGTACCTGAGCACAGAGATCTGCACATCGCGGCAGAAACGGTTCAGTCTGGTGACATTTGTAGATTCTCCAGGCTTGGTGGATGGTGATATGAAGTATCCTTTTGACGTGGACGAGGTTATTCTATATCTCG GTGATCTGTGTGACCTTATTATGGTCTTCTTTGATCCCATGGGTCAGGCTCTGTGCAAGCGCACCCTCAACATTGTCGAGAGCCTGAATGAAAAACACGGCGACCGGCTGCGCTTTTACCTGAGCAAGGCTGATGAAGCCGGGGGAGAGTCGGACAGACAG AGAGTAATGATGCAGATTGTCCAGGAGCTCTGCAAGCGGCCTGGACTCAACAAGTGTGGTTTTGACATGCCCACCATCTACATCTCTAATCCAAGCAAG CCCAGTCGCTGCGTCAACCAAATTGAGGAGACTTGCCGTACCATCGAGAAAACTATCAACCAGACAGTCCAGAATACCCTCAACTCCCTGGAGAGGGACTGTGAGCTCATCAGTGAGGCCATCACAGAAACGCTCAGCAGTGACAG ACAGACCAGTGTGGTGAACCGACGTGCGCGCTGTAAGAGCTGCTTCCTGACTCTCTTGGGTTTCTGTGTGCCTCTGGCTCTGCTGGCCTTACTGGTGCTGGGCGCTTTGTCCAAGGATCTGCTGGAGGTGGCTCTGGGCCCCCAGGGGACCGAGGCGCTCTCGCTCTACCTG AAACCCATCGTGAGAGTATTTGACTCCCTGTCGGGGGAGCAGCAGCTTTACAGCTGCGGTGGACTGGTCCTTCTCTCCTTCCTGCTGCTCATCATCGCACGCTTCTCCTTCAG AACTCGCCCGACTCTATCAGGCAAACAGAAACGGCAACTACAGGAGAAGCTGGGGTACGTTCAGGAGGTGGTCAAGTCCAAAAAG AAAAAGCTCTATGAGGAGTATCTACGCCAGAGTGTCAGCGATCAGGACATGGACTTGTAA
- the rabep2 gene encoding rab GTPase-binding effector protein 2 → MELSDERMSSKNEDTAASLQAQLAECQAQIEHWQGVATICEMSKQEELAELQKQCDQEIQSLQEALRETAAQYEARIAVLQSQPVDWRRSGGHTVIGGRRGRVEAEVSANESQTSVNNNVAEDEATSPYRGQSQAAELEAAAEGEGAPFSTEAYYSLQHCDSASLSSFSLDTPSLPRKLLAQEDTDSLVSTGTLVPEAIYLPPAGHRLVTHSDWDALNAQLSELRGEVSRLQAEKEELENELDTQTNHTHKQVSVLQSQVQTSEALLQDLQKSFSQSQTAVQSRLAELSFSQRKMCSELSRLKGEEVEEDVPDTSSSFPASLHGVHCEERLRIEIVNLREQLDTRTEENEVLEVQLSTLRTETERIQAQKDQLQAELLACRTELEALRVALTHLQSTNKAVSSDKAALHQQCLELRSQVISLRSQVDTSQAVQRDFVQLSQSLQVKLELIRQAESLEQVKEIMEEGALEAASHPSDAS, encoded by the exons ATGGAGCTGTCGGACGAGAGGATGAGCTCGAAGAATGAAGACacag CGGCGAGCCTGCAGGCCCAGCTAGCTGAGTGCCAAGCTCAGATCGAACACTGGCAGGGCGTGGCGACGATCTGTGAGATGAGCAAACAGGAGGAACTCGCAGAGCTGCAGAAACAATGTGATCAAGAGATCCAGTCTCTGCAGGAGGCTCTCAGAG AGACGGCAGCACAGTATGAGGCCAGGATAGCTGTTCTGCAGTCTCAGCCTGTGGACTGGAGGAGAAGCGGCGGGCATACCGTG ATTGGCGGCAGAAGGGGCAGGGTGGAGGCCGAGGTCTCCGCTAATGAATCCCAGACATCGGTCAACAACAACGTGGCAGAGGACGAGGCAACGTCGCCTTACAGGGGACAAAGTCAGGCAGCGGAGCTGGAGGCGGCAGCAGAAGGAGAGGGAGCCCCATTTTCGACGGAGGCGTATTACTCGCTCCAGCACTGTGACTCGGCCTCGTTGTCCTCCTTCTCCTTAGACACACCTTCTCTGCCCAGAAAACTCCTCGCTCAGGAAGACACCGACTCGCTGGTCTCCACAGGAACTCTGGTGCCTGAAGCTATTTACCTGCCGCCAGCCGGACACCGGCTTGTCACGCACAGCGACTGGGACGCACTCAATGCACAG CTGTCGGAGCTGCGAGGGGAAGTGAGTCGGCTGCAGGCTGAGAAGGAGGAGCTGGAAAACGAGCTAGATACACAgaccaaccacacacacaaacag GTGTCAGTGCTCCAGTCTCAGGTCCAGACTTCAGAGGCCCTCCTGCAGGATTTGCAGAAATCTTTTagccaatcacagactgcaGTCCAGAGCCGACTG GCAGAGTTGTCCTTTTCTCAGCGGAAGATGTGCAGTGAACTGTCCAGACTGAAAGGGGAAGAGGTTGAGGAGGACGTGCCGGACACCAGCTCATCATTCCCAGCATCGTTGCAT GGGGTGCATTGTGAGGAGCGCCTTCGAATTGAGATTGTCAACCTGAGGGAGCAGCTGGACACTCGGACGGAGGAGAACG AAGTTTTAGAGG TGCAGCTTTCCACTCTGAGGACAGAGACGGAGAGGATCCAGGCTCAGAAGGACCAGCTGCAGGCTGAGCTGCTGGCCTGCCGCACTGAGCTGGAGGCCCTGCGGGTGGCGCTCACTCATTTACAGAGCACCAACAAAGCCGTCAGCAGTGACAAA GCAGCTCTGCACCAACAGTGTCTGGAGCTGCGTAGCCAAGTGATCAGCCTGCGCTCTCAGGTCGACACCAGCCAGGCTGTACAGAGAGACTTTGTCCAGCTCTCCCAGTCGCTCCAG GTGAAGCTGGAATTGATTCGGCAGGCGGAGAGTCTGGAACAAGTCAAGGAAATCATGGAGGAGGGAGCTCTTGAAGCCGCCTCCCATCCCTCAGACGCCTCATGA